ttacagtttaaatattttcgttaCAAGTCAAACAGAGTCAAGTCGACGCGTCCACCGACTCGCGAGACGCGGCACTCGGCATCGAGTACACGTAGAGAAATGGGTTCACATTTTAACATTCATATATACAATTCTTCATAAGATAACATTCATAgcatttaaacatttgaacACAGATTATTACGattcacatttaaattgtagacataaaatttaaaaattctattcggaaaaatatatcataaatacatcTATTACACGGTGACAAAATATGGATTCACTTTAAAATTCATCATCACATTTAACACAGTCGAGTATCTTCAATTATACATTCGCGTCGCGTAAAAATCTTCATCGGAATCGATCCGAGACTCTTTGTGCGATAGACGCAGGCCGGCTCGCGGCTAGCAGTCGGCCGTGTAGACGGGCGCCAGGTCCAGCGTGAGGTGCCGCAGCGCGCGGTCCCGCGACGCGGAGCGCGACGCGCGCGACGACTTGATGATCTGCAGCACCATGGCCTTGCAGTCGTGGCACACGGCCATCTGCACGCCGCGCAGCCGCTCGGCCGCCGCCCCCCctccgccgcgccgcgccgccgggCACGGCATGCTGGGCGGCCCGTCCGCGCTGCGCGACATGGCGCCCGGCGGCACCGACAGCGGCTCGCAGAAGCCCAGCGCCGAGCCGCCGCGCGAGCCGGGCGCCGACGCCGCGCCCCCggcgccccccgcgccccccgctccgcccgcccgccgcgccgccgccgggCTGCTGGGCGCGCTGCCGACGCTGTTCTCCACCGCCCCCTGAAAGGAACATTACCATCGGACgagacataaaaaatttaagtcaATTGTGTACTTTTAAATCATGTAAGACAACCGGGAGGCGGGGGATACTCACGTTGTGGTCGGCGGAGACGAGGCGCGCCATGAGCGAGCGCGGGAAGGAGGAGGGCTCGTCGTCGGGCGAGGGCAGCAGCGACGGACTCAGCAGCACCACCGGAACGTGCGCGAAGTGCTCCGTCGGGATGCGCATCTGTGGGGGAGGCGGCTATCAGCGATCCGTTCACCATACTCTCTCATCTATCGTTCTAATCTCTCTAGATGTTGAGAGGTGATGCAATTGATGCATGTGTATTTAGCGTAGCACAGAAACATAAGAAGGAATCGAAGGCGAGCGAGCGCGTGTTGTGAAGTTATTTGAGTATTCTCACCTTAGAACAGCACTTTTGACAGACAGTCTTTTTACATAGTTTACATTTTTGTCCCCAAGGTCCGAATATGCCGAATCTCGTCTTTAGACACAGGAAACAgacctgaaataaaaatatatatttttgagaaCATATTAACGATCGACGGTAAAGTTAGGGAACAAACAGTATGAATGTGTACCCACCCGTCTCTTCTCCACGTCCTCTTTGACTCGGCCCTCGACGGGCAGAACCTCCAGCTCCGCCTTGGTGAGCACGGAGCGGATGTGCACGATCTCCTCCAGCGTCAGCGACAGCCGCTCCTCACTCATGATCGCCTCTTGCCATTGCTTCTGTAACATGTGGTGTtgcatgtatttttaatcGCAGCTCGACTGTCGCGATGGGGCCCGATCGACACTGCGGTAGCAATGAACAAACTTTCACTACGGTAGCaatgaacaaatatatttcaaggaTCCAGACTTGAAAGTATTGAATCTAAATTCATGGtggttatgaaatttttaaataacacactcaaacaaaaattagacataataaaacataaaaaacgaattataataaaataaaaaaataaaaaaattatcatccACAACCAGATGTTGGATGTTGGATGATAACTAGTGCCTGAAGTAGATATAGGGATAGTGGATACCTATAGTATAGGCCTCCACCACTCagattattcattatatttttcataattacgCACAAAAAAggaattgttataataaacaatttcaaatttaaaaatttttagcACACATAAAGAGAAAAATCAAGTAGTAGTGAGTGTGTGTGAGTTTGATCGTTAGTGTTAGTGTGTGCGCAAAATAGGTGTTTTAACGTTTTATTCATTAgttatgatgatgatttgCTTTTCTGAATCTGCGTATGTTTGTTGCACAAAACCAAatttttgtacttattatcttaaattttaaataattagttgCTTGTAATTGTAGAACTTTGTGAGGTATAGGCCAAGAAATAATATTGGCCATCGTCCATGAAGTTTTGACGGAGATGGTAAGAGCAACAATATAATTCCATCTCAGATTTCGTTTATCCAAAGACATTGCAGTGTGCTGATTCAAggcaaaaaaagaaaaaaaaatgaatacttATTTGACGCACCGTTTACGCTCAATACGAATAAGATGACAATTAATAACATCATAACGCCTAAGTACtttaatgatgttttttttatgtgaatatgTGAAAGGAATTATCAAGATTTTAGATGatgacaataaatttttatttctctacTTGGGGCCGCTGAGCTGGGGGAAGGAAAAAATTTGTGAGTTTCGTTTTAGCAACATTCAATGTaagtaaattaacaaataaacaattttctagCAGAATCAAAATCTCTTTAATAGTCATTCTTCGATTGCGTACTATTTACGGACATGTGAAAATACTACTGCTAAAACATACAGCCATGCACtatatttctatacaatttAGGTATTTGCTATTTACTACGTGTGAGATCTAAAACAAGcaaacttacaaaatatcaCACATTGATGAGCTATGCCTGGCGGATGCGCAGTATAAAGTGTCTACATTTGTTGTTACTGTACTGTACTGTATATACttctactaaaaaaaaatgaaaagtacaaactcttcaactgtATCGTTCTCGTTTGTTTGATCGCCTTAAACTCAGGgactactggactgatttgaAGTATTTGTTGGATATGTTTGATATACGAGTACACTCGTAGGTTGTGGTCGCAAAGCACTAGCTCTACTCACATGCGAGACGGACAGGGGGCTGCCACTAACCGACTTGATGAGTTCGTCCTGCAGCGAGGAGCGCGACCACGACAGCTCAGCCGCGCCCTCCGCCTCGCTGCTCGCCAGCGACGCGCCGCCCCCGCAGGACGCACGCGACCCCGGCCTGGATAAcacatacttttttaaactCTCGCAACACGCTATATACGCACGATAGCTTATAAAGCCATgaacgaaaatatattttgatataatttctttaatgtaaTACCTGTTGGTGaaccttaaataaataaataaataaataaataaatatttaacggcACTGAtcaatacagttttttttttagacgAGTGACAATACCTGGAGTGGGGCAGCGACTGCGCGCCGTCCGCGGGCGGCACGGCGTGAGCTAGCGTGTGGCGCCGCATGGAGGCGCGGCGCGACGGGCACTGCGTCGCCAGGTCGTACGCTGCAACGCGTCAAACGTTGTTACTCGTGCGTATCGGACGGAAGGAACGAGGAATGTCCATACGTAACGGTGATCGAAAAGGATATAGTTTACCGATTTATGTTAAAGCATTGTgacatgaaatataaaatatgtttgtatggtATTTACTGTAAATTATTTCCACTTTTGATCTCATTGTaaactgatttaaaataaatataaaaatgtatcagaaattacttatatatcgGGTAACAAACTATgtcaagataataaaaaaatgtttgtatgtttggaaTAAATTATGTCGAATTGTAAATGCTATTCTAAAGCTTACGATTAATTGTATCAATAAAGCAACAAAACTTCATCAAAATGATTCAAGGCGCGAACATAAAagctgaaaaataaaaatgttgtagaTGTATCCCAGAACTGATAGCTGaatgttattacatttattaagaatatgCGAAACACAAAGCGCCAATTGCACGACTCATAAAAAGCTGATGATAGTGGCGAACATGCAGCATACATTCGAGAGTTTCGTCGCAGAACTGGTGGTACTCGTGGTGCGAGATGTGTGCGCGCGGCGGCGCTCGAGGGGGCTCCACTGTTGCGTCACGCCACGCCACGCCACGCCACGCCACACCACGCCACACCACGCCACATCACACCACACCACATGCACGCCAGCCAGCACCATAGGTCATCACGGGTTCGGGAAAAGGGCAAACTTTAGCAAAACTGATGCTGACTATAGTTGTACCTACACCTCCAAGCCGTGTCGACCAAGCCCAGGAATCACTAtttcgatataaatatttaaaagtatatttaaatcgtCTCCCTTCCTAGCCcgaataatttagtttttaaataaatgtttttcaggAAAGGAGCAATCCGCACCCTTGCGAAAGCCTGCATGTTCGTGTTATTAGCGCGCTcgtttatacattaattacattccgatggcaaatattaaaatcagcAATCGTAAGGCGGGTGAATACCCAATATAAGATAGATAAAATGTGCTAGTCACCGGTTCTCTTCCACGGCTTGGGCGGCTGCCGGGGCGCGCTGAGGCGCGGCAGCGGCAGCGGCCGCTCGGGGCTGGCGCACGTCTCCGTGTCCTCTTCGTCCTCGTCGTCCTGcacatacaaattaaactAAACGCTCAAGGAAGATTATTCACCAAAGATAACAAAgatattgtaatcattattattgttaataatagatTCGATTCAATCACATAATTGCTTAACCACAATCTCTATAGTTGGTACATATGATAAGTGAAGCAATAAGGTTACATTATGGTTCATAAACCATAATAACGTTGCGTAAGTGTAACCCGGCCACGCAATAACTGGACAATATGCCCAGTgcctttaaaatatcttacaaATATTGCCGACGACGTCGTCcgaaaatacaaataacaggCGGGCCTCAAACTatttctgtatcaaatttcaacaaattcAGTTATGCAGTTcttgagtttatttatagagtaactaacacgactttcttttatacatatatagataagaGCATAGTATTACGTTATGTGTGATAAGAGCTTAGCAAAAATGTTTATCTCTATATAACAAAGTCACTTTAACAATCTCGTTATACTCCTTATCACTACAAAGTATACCacaagtcgctttctctgtccctatgtccctatatatgcttaaaactttaaaactacgcaacggattttgatggtttttttttaacagacagagtgattcaaggaaaggtttatatatcatataataacatctactaaacttctccgaatttaaagcgtgcgaagccgcgggaaaagCCAGGTTTTTAGATAAACTTTACATTCCAGTCTGGAATCGTTTTAGAACAAGGGCGAGTGGAGCAGAGCAAGACTTCATAGCATCCGCAATGCATCACTTTCAGCGGAACATCTAGGTCACAGCCACGGAATAATAAGTGTCACAGCTTTCCGCGCCAGACCTCGCTGTAGTTCCCTCCGGCTACACGGTTCCACTTATCAAGGAAAGTCCACTAGGTTACAACTTTACTATGCACTGAATTTGAAACgcattatcataaatatttaatttaatgccGTCCAAcccgttttaattattgagtTTTTTCGTCGGTTCGAATCGTTAATAGAATCGCAATCGCATACAAAATCACATTTTCCGCATCAGTAGTGCGTGGTGGTGCGGACTGCGGACGTGTCACGGCGATAATAGGATTTGTCTATAACAATGGCTCGAAGTCAACGACACGAGCGTCCCGCGAGCCGCGAGAGCAACCCGATGCGATGCGACACGTGATTTACGTAATAAGCAAACTGGGTTACTGCCTTCAATTACACCACTTACACTGCACATTAATAGCAAAAATGTTCCTTAGCAAAATGATGCCCCGATGTAGTTATGACTGGTTTACCATTGTACTGGTATGTGGTTTAGTCATAACTAAACCAAACCATGGACGTTGATCAAATCACTGACTCTTTATTATGAACTTAATAGGGTGGTATGCCGCATTAATTTCTCCTTTTAGATACTTGTACACATCTAataataggtattttatttactttggcTGGACTCAGTCAACTGTTATACATATAGTCATAAATCTTATTAATCCTTCCTTCACGTTGGCGAAGTAAttcattgtgttttatttatttgttatatacatatttattaaaaaactagctatccgcccgaggctatgcccgcgtagtcgcagtttctcgcatgttcccgttctCCCGTCTCTGCAccaattttcagccaaattggttaatccgttcttcagttataaatagtgtaactaacaccactttcttttatatatatatagactcaCACTAATTCATTCTTCCACTCACCTCAAGATTATCAAAGTCAACTTTGATGAGCCTCCGCTGCGGCGGCGCGTGCGGCGTGACGTCCCCGCCGGCCGCACGCCGCGCCTccccgccgcccgcgcccccgcCGCCCGGCCCGCTGCCGCTCACGCCTCCGCTTGTCGCTGTAAACGCAGGACATTGTTCACGTATAAAGAAGATAAAACATGACACTTCAGATCCGCTCAGACAATGCACACTCGAGCCTTTCGAGCTGAGATTGGCCAACCCCCGGCCTTGATCTGAACCTTCTGTGCAAACTCTAAAGGCCACTACTAAATGCtaacttatttacattaattgatattttgcaacgttttttattaacatgacGTACGCAGTTCATGCGAGTCACGTCAAAACCAAATTGTTCTTTACTACAGAAAAATGTAGTACGTAGTGTTCGATGCAGCgtacacaaaattatattttgtacgaTTTAGTAAGTAAACCCG
The Zerene cesonia ecotype Mississippi chromosome 1, Zerene_cesonia_1.1, whole genome shotgun sequence DNA segment above includes these coding regions:
- the LOC119831253 gene encoding protein spire isoform X3, with protein sequence MMRKESGTVCALDAADCLTLQQILQAFNSNVSEEHAWALFYQASRCFQKCLADGAACFLPSQLTHVLLHKDGAVHPDTLLNPRDDSSRQRVKSEYELVVNLAIVVYHALDYTHGEDEERLVSPELEALITDMTNGNVAEEEEECGMSEGSETSEGGRADTDDEGIERDAEPAPRRRRRLRTFLLKDVIERCVWHCGGRGGRARDAAAAAAHYRAVCRALVAEALELASFLARVRVTAARDLGAHEDSAKHLDTLHFSDWARFWMQVIGELRMGVKLKKVNYSRTPIEYELTPYEILMDDIRSRRYTLRKVDGAIPQNVKKDAHAMILEFIRSRPPLKKASERKLAPARREVTPREQLLRSIQLGRPLRPTPYSLHSAHSAHSAHSPRSAYSRAHSTSGGVSGSGPGGGGAGGGEARRAAGGDVTPHAPPQRRLIKVDFDNLEDDEDEEDTETCASPERPLPLPRLSAPRQPPKPWKRTVEPPRAPPRAHISHHEYHQFCDETLESYDLATQCPSRRASMRRHTLAHAVPPADGAQSLPHSRPGSRASCGGGASLASSEAEGAAELSWSRSSLQDELIKSVSGSPLSVSHKQWQEAIMSEERLSLTLEEIVHIRSVLTKAELEVLPVEGRVKEDVEKRRVCFLCLKTRFGIFGPWGQKCKLCKKTVCQKCCSKMRIPTEHFAHVPVVLLSPSLLPSPDDEPSSFPRSLMARLVSADHNGAVENSVGSAPSSPAAARRAGGAGGAGGAGGAASAPGSRGGSALGFCEPLSVPPGAMSRSADGPPSMPCPAARRGGGGAAAERLRGVQMAVCHDCKAMVLQIIKSSRASRSASRDRALRHLTLDLAPVYTADC
- the LOC119831253 gene encoding protein spire isoform X5; this encodes MMRKESGTVCALDAADCLTLQQILQAFNSNVSEEHAWALFYQASRCFQKCLADGAACFLPSQLTHVLLHKDGAVHPDTLLNPRDDSSRQRVKSEYELVVNLAIVVYHALDYTHGEDEERLVSPELEALITDMTNGNVAEEEEECGMSEGSETSEGGRADTDDEGIERDAEPAPRRRRRLRTFLLKDVIERCVWHCGGRGGRARDAAAAAAHYRAVCRALVAEALELASFLARVRVTAARDLGAHEDSAKHLDTLHFSDWSNRRIWRALQARFWMQVIGELRMGVKLKKVNYSRTPIEYELTPYEILMDDIRSRRYTLRKVDGAIPQNVKKDAHAMILEFIRSRPPLKKASERKLAPARREVTPREQLLRSIQLGRPLRPTPYSLHSAHSAHSAHSPRSAYSRAHSTSGGVSGSGPGGGGAGGGEARRAAGGDVTPHAPPQRRLIKVDFDNLEDDEDEEDTETCASPERPLPLPRLSAPRQPPKPWKRTVEPPRAPPRAHISHHEYHQFCDETLESYDLATQCPSRRASMRRHTLAHAVPPADGAQSLPHSRPGSRASCGGGASLASSEAEGAAELSWSRSSLQDELIKSQWQEAIMSEERLSLTLEEIVHIRSVLTKAELEVLPVEGRVKEDVEKRRVCFLCLKTRFGIFGPWGQKCKLCKKTVCQKCCSKMRIPTEHFAHVPVVLLSPSLLPSPDDEPSSFPRSLMARLVSADHNGAVENSVGSAPSSPAAARRAGGAGGAGGAGGAASAPGSRGGSALGFCEPLSVPPGAMSRSADGPPSMPCPAARRGGGGAAAERLRGVQMAVCHDCKAMVLQIIKSSRASRSASRDRALRHLTLDLAPVYTADC
- the LOC119831253 gene encoding protein spire isoform X6, with amino-acid sequence MMRKESGTVCALDAADCLTLQQILQAFNSNVSEEHAWALFYQASRCFQKCLADGAACFLPSQLTHVLLHKDGAVHPDTLLNPRDDSSRQRVKSEYELVVNLAIVVYHALDYTHGEDEERLVSPELEALITDMTNGNVAEEEEECGMSEGSETSEGGRADTDDEGIERDAEPAPRRRRRLRTFLLKDVIERCVWHCGGRGGRARDAAAAAAHYRAVCRALVAEALELASFLARVRVTAARDLGAHEDSAKHLDTLHFSDWSNRRIWRALQARFWMQVIGELRMGVKLKKVNYSRTPIEYELTPYEILMDDIRSRRYTLRKVDGAIPQNVKKDAHAMILEFIRSRPPLKKASERKLAPARREVTPREQLLRSIQLGRPLRPTPYSLHSAHSAHSAHSPRSAYSRAHSTSGGVSGSGPGGGGAGGGEARRAAGGDVTPHAPPQRRLIKVDFDNLEDDEDEEDTETCASPERPLPLPRLSAPRQPPKPWKRTAYDLATQCPSRRASMRRHTLAHAVPPADGAQSLPHSRPGSRASCGGGASLASSEAEGAAELSWSRSSLQDELIKSVSGSPLSVSHKQWQEAIMSEERLSLTLEEIVHIRSVLTKAELEVLPVEGRVKEDVEKRRVCFLCLKTRFGIFGPWGQKCKLCKKTVCQKCCSKMRIPTEHFAHVPVVLLSPSLLPSPDDEPSSFPRSLMARLVSADHNGAVENSVGSAPSSPAAARRAGGAGGAGGAGGAASAPGSRGGSALGFCEPLSVPPGAMSRSADGPPSMPCPAARRGGGGAAAERLRGVQMAVCHDCKAMVLQIIKSSRASRSASRDRALRHLTLDLAPVYTADC
- the LOC119831253 gene encoding protein spire isoform X1, translated to MMRKESGTVCALDAADCLTLQQILQAFNSNVSEEHAWALFYQASRCFQKCLADGAACFLPSQLTHVLLHKDGAVHPDTLLNPRDDSSRQRVKSEYELVVNLAIVVYHALDYTHGEDEERLVSPELEALITDMTNGNVAEEEEECGMSEGSETSEGGRADTDDEGIERDAEPAPRRRRRLRTFLLKDVIERCVWHCGGRGGRARDAAAAAAHYRAVCRALVAEALELASFLARVRVTAARDLGAHEDSAKHLDTLHFSDWSNRRIWRALQARFWMQVIGELRMGVKLKKVNYSRTPIEYELTPYEILMDDIRSRRYTLRKVDGAIPQNVKKDAHAMILEFIRSRPPLKKASERKLAPARREVTPREQLLRSIQLGRPLRPTPYSLHSAHSAHSAHSPRSAYSRAHSTSGGVSGSGPGGGGAGGGEARRAAGGDVTPHAPPQRRLIKVDFDNLEDDEDEEDTETCASPERPLPLPRLSAPRQPPKPWKRTVEPPRAPPRAHISHHEYHQFCDETLESYDLATQCPSRRASMRRHTLAHAVPPADGAQSLPHSRPGSRASCGGGASLASSEAEGAAELSWSRSSLQDELIKSVSGSPLSVSHKQWQEAIMSEERLSLTLEEIVHIRSVLTKAELEVLPVEGRVKEDVEKRRVCFLCLKTRFGIFGPWGQKCKLCKKTVCQKCCSKMRIPTEHFAHVPVVLLSPSLLPSPDDEPSSFPRSLMARLVSADHNGAVENSVGSAPSSPAAARRAGGAGGAGGAGGAASAPGSRGGSALGFCEPLSVPPGAMSRSADGPPSMPCPAARRGGGGAAAERLRGVQMAVCHDCKAMVLQIIKSSRASRSASRDRALRHLTLDLAPVYTADC
- the LOC119831253 gene encoding protein spire isoform X2 yields the protein MMRKESGTVCALDAADCLTLQQILQAFNSNVSEEHAWALFYQASRCFQKCLADGAACFLPSQLTHVLLHKDGAVHPDTLLNPRDDSSRQRVKSEYELVVNLAIVVYHALDYTHGEDEERLVSPELEALITDMTNGNVAEEEEECGMSEGSETSEGGRADTDDEGIERDAEPAPRRRRRLRTFLLKDVIERCVWHCGGRGGRARDAAAAAAHYRAVCRALVAEALELASFLARVRVTAARDLGAHEDSAKHLDTLHFSDWSNRRIWRALQARFWMQVIGELRMGVKLKKVNYSRTPIEYELTPYEILMDDIRSRRYTLRKVDGAIPQNVKKDAHAMILEFIRSRPPLKKASERKLAPARREVTPREQLLRSIQLGRPLRPTPYSLHSAHSAHSAHSPRSAYSRAHSTSGGVSGSGPGGGGAGGGEARRAAGGDVTPHAPPQRRLIKVDFDNLEDDEDEEDTETCASPERPLPLPRLSAPRQPPKPWKRTVEPPRAPPRAHISHHEYHQFCDETLESYDLATQCPSRRASMRRHTLAHAVPPADGAQSLPHSRPGSRASCGGGASLASSEAEGAAELSWSRSSLQDELIKSVSGSPLSVSHQWQEAIMSEERLSLTLEEIVHIRSVLTKAELEVLPVEGRVKEDVEKRRVCFLCLKTRFGIFGPWGQKCKLCKKTVCQKCCSKMRIPTEHFAHVPVVLLSPSLLPSPDDEPSSFPRSLMARLVSADHNGAVENSVGSAPSSPAAARRAGGAGGAGGAGGAASAPGSRGGSALGFCEPLSVPPGAMSRSADGPPSMPCPAARRGGGGAAAERLRGVQMAVCHDCKAMVLQIIKSSRASRSASRDRALRHLTLDLAPVYTADC
- the LOC119831253 gene encoding protein spire isoform X4 → MMRKESGTVCALDAADCLTLQQILQAFNSNVSEEHAWALFYQASRCFQKCLADGAACFLPSQLTHVLLHKDGAVHPDTLLNPRDDSSRQRVKSEYELVVNLAIVVYHALDYTHGEDEERLVSPELEALITDMTNGNVAEEEEECGMSEGSETSEGGRADTDDEGIERDAEPAPRRRRRLRTFLLKDVIERCVWHCGGRGGRARDAAAAAAHYRAVCRALVAEALELASFLARVRVTAARDLGAHEDSAKHLDTLHFSDWSNRRIWRALQARFWMQVIGELRMGVKLKKVNYSRTPIEYELTPYEILMDDIRSRRYTLRKVDGAIPQNVKKDAHAMILEFIRSRPPLKKASERKLAPARREVTPREQLLRSIQLGRPLRPTPYSLHSAHSAHSAHSPRSAYSRAHSTSGGVSGSGPGGGGAGGGEARRAAGGDVTPHAPPQRRLIKVDFDNLEDDEDEEDTETCASPERPLPLPRLSAPRQPPKPWKRTVEPPRAPPRAHISHHEYHQFCDETLESYDLATQCPSRRASMRRHTLAHAVPPADGAQSLPHSRPGSRASCGGGASLASSEAEGAAELSWSRSSLQDELIKSKQWQEAIMSEERLSLTLEEIVHIRSVLTKAELEVLPVEGRVKEDVEKRRVCFLCLKTRFGIFGPWGQKCKLCKKTVCQKCCSKMRIPTEHFAHVPVVLLSPSLLPSPDDEPSSFPRSLMARLVSADHNGAVENSVGSAPSSPAAARRAGGAGGAGGAGGAASAPGSRGGSALGFCEPLSVPPGAMSRSADGPPSMPCPAARRGGGGAAAERLRGVQMAVCHDCKAMVLQIIKSSRASRSASRDRALRHLTLDLAPVYTADC